In Shouchella patagoniensis, the following are encoded in one genomic region:
- a CDS encoding sensor histidine kinase — MYRCDTHRFTYMKAILKELIDNSPHPQCIIYNDAIILRNDLFNELANLKEFTGELPLSSILIYQSMDEWTIEANACTSHLTINRAILDQEYMLYTFDGKRNKKEGKLLNQENRNRTLRWLTDSDGIIIESSKSGSAFLKVQDCIWEFIPRDMIAPQKKKQIISFLYHHVQYEVRVINYDTYCLFEVIRAEQRIEQFMCANELFDVLELAEDSYVIHDTLTIHYANPAAHRYLGVEESLSGKLLRDYLVDGELRKLKRKNIKRFNKKDNVLYQAIKVMTESGRIIYTMCAIRPIDFNHKKLFISILKQPYNQPKRRKEAMQVASRLSASMAHEIRNPLTTIKGFMQLYEESYVLPKSQLTLINDELERIEKIIADYVFLAEEKGNMKSKAINMKHYLERFLEKEKIKKIATNNPISLSVPANVVIRGYKKELGVLFYNLIENAVDASSYKSPIQLRACIEDEQLCIQVIDKGTGISTDRMHLLGQPFFSSKEKGTGLGLMICYKIAELHGGNLIIKTKTGTGTIVQVHFPLFKEKYEKGKKKQKKKLS; from the coding sequence TTGTACCGGTGTGATACACATCGGTTTACCTATATGAAAGCGATATTAAAAGAGCTAATCGACAATTCACCCCATCCCCAATGCATTATTTATAATGATGCAATTATTTTGCGGAATGATTTATTTAATGAACTAGCAAACTTAAAGGAATTTACAGGAGAACTTCCATTGTCGTCTATACTTATTTATCAATCAATGGATGAATGGACGATCGAAGCAAACGCATGTACGAGTCACTTAACAATTAATCGAGCTATTTTAGATCAAGAATATATGCTATATACATTTGATGGGAAAAGGAACAAAAAAGAAGGGAAGCTGCTTAATCAGGAAAATAGGAATCGAACACTTCGGTGGTTAACAGATTCGGATGGCATAATTATTGAATCAAGTAAGAGCGGAAGTGCATTTCTTAAAGTACAAGATTGTATCTGGGAGTTTATTCCGAGAGATATGATTGCACCACAGAAGAAAAAACAGATTATTTCATTTCTTTATCACCATGTTCAATATGAAGTGCGTGTCATTAATTATGATACGTATTGCTTATTTGAAGTCATTCGAGCAGAACAGAGAATTGAACAATTCATGTGCGCAAATGAATTATTTGATGTATTGGAATTAGCGGAAGACTCTTACGTGATTCATGACACTTTAACCATTCATTATGCTAACCCAGCTGCGCATAGATACTTAGGAGTAGAAGAATCATTGTCAGGGAAATTACTGCGTGATTACTTAGTGGATGGGGAGTTGCGGAAATTAAAAAGAAAGAATATTAAGCGATTTAATAAAAAAGATAACGTATTGTATCAGGCCATTAAGGTAATGACGGAAAGTGGGCGAATCATTTACACGATGTGCGCCATTCGACCAATTGATTTTAATCACAAAAAATTGTTTATATCGATTTTAAAACAACCATATAATCAACCGAAAAGAAGAAAAGAAGCGATGCAAGTAGCTTCAAGATTATCGGCAAGCATGGCCCATGAAATAAGAAATCCTCTAACGACAATTAAAGGGTTTATGCAATTATATGAAGAGTCGTATGTCTTGCCAAAAAGTCAGTTAACTCTTATTAATGATGAATTAGAACGTATAGAAAAAATAATCGCTGATTATGTTTTTCTCGCTGAAGAGAAAGGTAATATGAAAAGCAAAGCAATCAATATGAAACACTATTTAGAACGTTTTCTCGAAAAAGAGAAAATAAAAAAAATAGCTACGAATAATCCGATCTCATTATCAGTCCCGGCAAATGTTGTCATTAGGGGTTATAAAAAAGAGCTTGGTGTCCTTTTTTATAATTTAATTGAAAATGCAGTTGATGCTAGTTCTTACAAATCGCCAATTCAACTTCGCGCTTGTATAGAAGATGAACAATTATGTATTCAAGTAATTGACAAAGGAACGGGTATTTCAACAGACAGAATGCATTTACTCGGCCAGCCTTTTTTCTCTTCTAAAGAAAAAGGAACAGGTCTTGGTCTGATGATTTGCTATAAAATTGCGGAATTACATGGTGGAAATTTGATTATTAAAACAAAGACGGGTACGGGTACAATTGTTCAAGTTCATTTTCCTTTATTTAAAGAAAAATATGAGAAGGGAAAGAAAAAACAAAAAAAGAAGTTGAGCTAA
- a CDS encoding alpha/beta hydrolase, which yields MAGIEGSLEELTIKSTYLNETISLSVYKPPNYTPLKSYRLLICQDGQDFFRLGRIPRQADSLIEEMEMEETIIVGVPYPSVSTRRKWYHPDGEKSTEYRRFLACELLPFLDENFATEPLAEARILAGDSLAATISFLTALEYPSLFANVIMFSPLVNDTVLQEASNFNKSDSLTLYHIIGKDESNVKLTNGEMADFLTPNRKLNHVLEKREFRYTYKEFSGDHTWTHWQKAVPEALTFVLPL from the coding sequence ATGGCTGGGATTGAAGGAAGCTTAGAAGAGCTTACAATAAAAAGTACATATTTAAATGAGACAATCTCGTTATCTGTCTATAAACCACCAAATTATACACCGCTTAAATCGTATCGCTTGCTTATTTGCCAAGACGGGCAAGATTTCTTTAGACTTGGGCGCATACCTCGTCAAGCAGATTCATTAATAGAAGAGATGGAAATGGAAGAAACAATTATTGTTGGGGTGCCCTACCCTTCCGTTTCCACGCGTAGAAAGTGGTATCATCCAGACGGAGAAAAGTCCACAGAATACAGACGGTTTCTCGCTTGTGAACTGCTCCCTTTTTTAGATGAAAACTTTGCAACAGAACCATTAGCTGAAGCTCGAATACTTGCAGGTGATTCGCTAGCAGCAACCATTTCCTTTCTAACCGCACTTGAGTATCCAAGTTTATTTGCTAATGTTATAATGTTTTCACCATTAGTCAATGACACCGTGCTACAAGAAGCCTCCAACTTTAATAAAAGTGATTCTTTAACTCTATACCATATCATCGGGAAAGATGAGTCAAATGTGAAGCTTACAAATGGAGAAATGGCTGATTTTTTAACACCTAATCGTAAATTAAACCATGTATTGGAAAAACGGGAATTCAGATATACGTATAAAGAATTTAGTGGTGATCACACTTGGACCCATTGGCAAAAAGCAGTTCCTGAAGCACTTACTTTTGTATTGCCGCTTTAA
- a CDS encoding YqcI/YcgG family protein, translating to MSKSRLLNTLEMKSSQVPKWVNQSYSQYEQVVTEPTFPCFFGQKGERSGELRYSYLSHNDWSSLPSTLNSFLQLMETDPLVRRGLFLFIEPEEKEQSLHYYHRYFWDILQYLNKHDPSDWPSHTPNNPENYLWSFCFAGKSMFAFANAPAYKQRVTRDLGQSMVIGFQPREIFKGLEGTEPKGVNSREAVRKRVEAWDQIPKHPDISHYGDKDHREWKQFFISDDCEPEKGSCPFQAKNVPKVDFP from the coding sequence TTGAGTAAGTCACGATTACTAAACACATTGGAGATGAAATCAAGTCAAGTACCAAAGTGGGTGAACCAATCCTATAGTCAATATGAACAAGTTGTTACTGAGCCAACGTTTCCTTGTTTTTTTGGACAGAAAGGGGAGCGGAGCGGAGAATTGCGCTACTCCTATTTATCGCATAATGACTGGTCAAGTTTGCCGTCCACATTAAATTCGTTTTTGCAATTAATGGAGACTGATCCGCTTGTTCGAAGAGGTTTGTTTCTCTTTATTGAACCAGAAGAAAAAGAACAATCTCTTCACTATTACCATAGGTATTTCTGGGATATATTACAATACTTAAATAAGCATGATCCTAGTGATTGGCCGTCTCATACACCAAATAACCCAGAAAACTATTTATGGTCGTTTTGTTTTGCAGGAAAGTCAATGTTTGCATTCGCAAATGCTCCTGCATATAAGCAACGAGTGACGAGAGACTTAGGACAGAGTATGGTTATAGGTTTTCAGCCTAGAGAAATATTCAAAGGGTTAGAAGGAACAGAGCCAAAAGGAGTGAATTCACGTGAGGCGGTTCGCAAGCGTGTTGAAGCATGGGATCAAATTCCAAAACATCCCGATATTAGTCATTATGGAGACAAAGATCATCGAGAGTGGAAGCAATTTTTTATCAGTGATGACTGCGAACCAGAAAAGGGTAGCTGCCCATTTCAAGCAAAAAATGTACCAAAAGTCGATTTTCCATAA
- the fumC gene encoding class II fumarate hydratase, translated as METRTERDTIGEIQVPADRFWGAQTQRSLENFKIGTEKIPFEVVRAFAELKKAAAIVNGALKGLDSRKVEAITYAADKVIAGGLEDHFPLVVWQTGSGTQSNMNMNEVLAYLANDYLTEKGLEDVRVHPNDDVNHSQSSNDTFPTAMHVATVVFAEEQVLPAIRQFKETLATKEKEFANTVKIGRTHLQDATPLTFGQEISGWKHMLATCEKMVTESLEHVRALTIGGTAVGTGLNAPIGFSEEVSSQLSQQTNVSFKASENHFHGLTSHDELVHFHGALKGLAADAFKIANDIRLLASGPRCGIGEVIIPANEPGSSIMPGKVNPTQSEALTMVAAQVLGNDATIGFAASQGHFQLNVFKPVIIYNVIQSMRLLADGLNNFHDKCLVGLEADEEKMTQLLNESLMLVTALNPYIGYENAAKIAKKAHAENTTLKEAAIKSGLLTEEQFNEYVVPKEMISPK; from the coding sequence ATGGAAACGCGTACAGAGCGAGATACGATTGGCGAAATTCAAGTACCAGCAGATCGTTTTTGGGGAGCGCAAACGCAGCGTAGCCTTGAAAATTTCAAGATTGGCACGGAAAAAATTCCGTTTGAAGTTGTTCGTGCTTTTGCAGAACTGAAGAAAGCTGCGGCAATTGTGAACGGTGCCTTAAAAGGGCTTGATTCGCGTAAAGTTGAGGCCATTACATATGCAGCTGATAAAGTCATTGCCGGCGGACTTGAAGATCATTTCCCCCTTGTCGTTTGGCAAACTGGTAGCGGCACGCAATCAAATATGAATATGAATGAAGTACTTGCTTATCTAGCAAATGATTATTTAACTGAAAAAGGACTTGAAGATGTGCGTGTTCACCCTAACGATGACGTGAACCACTCCCAGAGCTCTAATGATACCTTTCCAACAGCTATGCACGTAGCAACTGTCGTATTTGCAGAAGAGCAAGTTCTTCCAGCCATTCGCCAGTTCAAAGAAACATTAGCCACAAAGGAAAAAGAATTTGCAAACACCGTAAAAATTGGACGGACTCATCTACAAGATGCAACCCCTCTTACATTCGGTCAAGAAATAAGTGGCTGGAAGCATATGCTTGCTACTTGTGAAAAAATGGTTACTGAATCTCTCGAACATGTACGTGCATTGACGATAGGTGGCACTGCAGTAGGAACAGGTCTTAATGCGCCAATCGGATTCAGTGAGGAAGTGTCATCCCAATTAAGTCAACAAACAAATGTATCTTTTAAAGCATCAGAGAACCATTTTCATGGCTTAACAAGTCATGATGAACTAGTTCATTTCCACGGTGCATTAAAAGGTCTAGCTGCTGATGCATTTAAAATTGCTAATGATATTAGGCTACTCGCCAGTGGACCACGCTGTGGCATCGGTGAAGTCATTATCCCAGCTAATGAACCTGGCAGCTCGATTATGCCAGGAAAAGTAAATCCTACACAAAGTGAAGCACTCACAATGGTAGCTGCTCAAGTTCTTGGTAATGATGCAACGATTGGTTTTGCAGCAAGCCAAGGTCATTTCCAACTAAACGTTTTTAAACCAGTTATTATTTATAACGTCATTCAATCAATGCGGCTCTTGGCAGATGGATTAAACAATTTCCACGACAAATGTTTAGTTGGCCTTGAAGCCGACGAAGAAAAAATGACACAGTTATTAAACGAGTCGTTAATGCTTGTCACTGCGCTAAATCCATATATCGGTTATGAAAATGCAGCAAAGATTGCTAAAAAAGCTCATGCCGAAAACACAACGCTAAAAGAAGCAGCCATTAAAAGTGGATTGTTAACAGAAGAACAGTTTAACGAATACGTTGTTCCAAAAGAAATGATTTCGCCAAAATAA
- a CDS encoding helix-turn-helix domain-containing protein, producing the protein MGESNIRLMRIQKGLSLEEVAQQVGISAGYLSQIESGKRQVSAEVSYQLAKLFHVKLESLFEATRFKAIRNEG; encoded by the coding sequence ATGGGTGAAAGCAACATTCGGTTAATGCGCATTCAAAAAGGACTAAGTTTAGAAGAAGTCGCTCAGCAGGTTGGAATCTCTGCTGGCTACTTATCGCAAATAGAATCGGGAAAACGACAAGTAAGTGCAGAAGTGTCTTATCAATTAGCAAAATTGTTTCATGTAAAGCTGGAATCTTTATTTGAAGCGACACGGTTTAAAGCAATTCGAAACGAAGGTTAA
- a CDS encoding LysE family transporter: MIKKGIINGFNSSLAVGLGGLTADAMFMVCIYFGLSYFLMLSPV, from the coding sequence ATGATTAAAAAAGGAATTATTAATGGTTTTAATAGTTCTTTAGCCGTTGGGTTAGGTGGCCTGACCGCAGACGCCATGTTTATGGTTTGCATTTACTTTGGACTTTCTTATTTTCTTATGTTATCACCTGTTTAA
- a CDS encoding MTH1187 family thiamine-binding protein — protein MPIADVTIIPIGTSTPSVSSYVAKIQLVLDEYKLEGKLTFELTPMSTLIEAELPVLFEVIQKIHELPFENGVNRVATNIRIDDRRDKQSTLDSKRRSVKDQLNKEKS, from the coding sequence ATGCCTATCGCAGATGTAACAATTATTCCCATTGGAACTAGTACTCCGAGTGTAAGTTCATATGTAGCAAAAATCCAATTGGTTCTAGATGAGTATAAACTGGAAGGAAAACTAACTTTTGAATTGACGCCAATGAGTACGTTAATAGAAGCTGAACTACCAGTATTATTTGAGGTTATTCAAAAAATTCATGAACTTCCTTTTGAAAATGGAGTTAATCGAGTTGCAACAAATATACGTATTGATGATAGAAGAGATAAACAATCAACGCTTGATTCGAAAAGGCGTTCTGTTAAAGATCAATTAAATAAGGAAAAAAGCTAA
- a CDS encoding 2'-5' RNA ligase family protein has translation MNFGIVLFPSTAFQDIANGYRRRYDAHYANIPPHLTVKERFSLPTEDVPVIVDALSQIARDYAPISIDVYKVDTFYPQSTTIFYKIRENKQLSEINQALYEPPFPSKRAHSVFIPHITIAQKLPQAEHADIVGQLKMIDVSHKETINNIQLLQQHDNGTWSVFKSFLLEGNK, from the coding sequence ATGAACTTTGGAATTGTATTATTTCCATCAACCGCTTTTCAAGATATAGCGAATGGATATCGCCGTCGTTACGATGCACATTACGCCAATATTCCGCCTCACCTAACAGTTAAAGAGCGCTTTTCACTCCCAACAGAAGACGTTCCCGTTATTGTGGATGCTCTTTCTCAAATTGCAAGAGATTACGCACCCATCTCGATTGACGTTTATAAGGTAGATACCTTCTATCCTCAATCAACAACTATTTTTTATAAAATACGTGAAAACAAACAGTTAAGTGAAATAAATCAAGCCTTATATGAGCCACCGTTCCCTAGCAAGCGTGCTCACTCTGTCTTTATTCCGCATATTACAATCGCTCAAAAATTGCCGCAAGCAGAGCATGCAGATATTGTTGGACAATTAAAAATGATTGATGTTTCACATAAGGAAACGATAAATAACATCCAATTACTTCAGCAGCATGATAATGGAACATGGTCCGTGTTTAAGTCGTTTTTATTGGAGGGGAATAAGTAA
- a CDS encoding NCS2 family permease — MYDFTKRFGLKEHGTTVKQELSAGTVAFLTSVYIVAINASILADAGVPLTGAALATIVTSVMGCILMGLWSNTPIVLIPGMGINAMFTYTFVQNSGLSWQEALGVVFVAGLLFMAIAFTKLADLLTKAIPNNLKYGVTAGIGLFLAFIGLQKGGLIQSNPETFVQLAPLLEPLPLATLLTLLIAVFLFVRNIPGHFLWAVIAGIGIGTFLDVPLSGEIMNVGLGDAAAVFGQFSFSPLLTVTFWTSVFALTMVLTFENIGLISGYTNTLNQPGKAKRALQANAVSAASAGFFGTSPTVSTAETAAGIAAGGRTGLSAVVTGLLFALALILLPFLSYIPDSAIAPILLIVGGLMLKDITQISFDSMAGWFPAYLIVAGIPLTHSIADGIAIGFAFYPIIHLMSGKKKEVSKTMYVVGCLFLIHLIFTALS, encoded by the coding sequence ATGTACGATTTTACAAAACGATTTGGCTTGAAAGAACATGGCACGACGGTGAAACAAGAATTATCGGCTGGTACGGTTGCTTTTTTAACCTCAGTTTATATTGTTGCTATTAACGCAAGTATTTTAGCTGATGCTGGTGTTCCTTTAACAGGTGCTGCTTTAGCGACAATTGTGACGTCAGTTATGGGATGCATTTTAATGGGGCTATGGAGTAATACCCCAATTGTTCTTATTCCTGGAATGGGAATTAATGCAATGTTTACGTACACATTTGTGCAAAACTCAGGTTTGTCATGGCAAGAGGCACTGGGTGTTGTTTTTGTTGCGGGATTATTGTTTATGGCGATTGCGTTTACAAAGTTAGCAGACCTTCTAACAAAAGCGATCCCAAACAATTTGAAATATGGGGTTACCGCTGGAATTGGTTTATTTTTAGCCTTTATTGGACTCCAAAAAGGCGGTTTAATTCAAAGCAATCCTGAAACGTTTGTTCAGCTTGCTCCTCTATTAGAACCTCTGCCGTTAGCAACATTATTAACCTTACTTATTGCTGTCTTCCTATTTGTAAGAAATATCCCAGGGCATTTTTTATGGGCGGTAATAGCAGGCATAGGGATAGGGACATTTTTAGATGTACCATTGAGTGGAGAGATAATGAATGTAGGTTTAGGTGATGCTGCAGCAGTTTTCGGGCAGTTCTCTTTTAGTCCGTTATTAACGGTAACTTTTTGGACGTCTGTTTTTGCACTAACGATGGTGCTCACATTTGAAAACATTGGTTTGATTTCCGGCTATACAAACACTCTAAATCAACCTGGAAAAGCAAAAAGAGCTTTGCAAGCAAATGCTGTGTCAGCAGCGAGTGCAGGTTTCTTTGGGACAAGTCCAACCGTGTCTACGGCGGAAACAGCTGCTGGAATTGCTGCTGGCGGAAGAACTGGACTTTCTGCCGTTGTCACGGGACTGTTATTTGCATTGGCGCTCATTTTATTGCCTTTCTTGTCTTATATTCCCGATAGTGCCATTGCGCCAATTCTTTTAATCGTTGGCGGCCTTATGTTAAAAGACATTACGCAAATTTCTTTTGACTCAATGGCAGGGTGGTTTCCAGCATATTTAATTGTTGCAGGAATCCCTCTAACACATTCGATCGCAGATGGCATTGCAATTGGATTTGCCTTCTACCCGATTATTCATTTAATGTCTGGGAAGAAAAAAGAGGTCTCGAAAACAATGTATGTTGTAGGTTGTTTATTTTTGATTCATTTAATTTTCACGGCTTTATCTTAA
- a CDS encoding GNAT family N-acetyltransferase: MEFITINGTSDDRYKHCLHIRTNVFVHEQGVEAALEQDEYDQLATHIVLYLDGEAVGTGRIRLLDTKAKIERVCILKSARNKGVGKRLIQQMESKASDLGASKLSLHSQEHALPFYLNLGYSIVSERFFDAGIPHFAMEKPIKKANG, translated from the coding sequence ATGGAGTTCATAACCATTAATGGAACGTCTGATGATCGATATAAACATTGCTTACACATTCGTACAAACGTATTTGTACATGAACAAGGTGTAGAAGCAGCTCTTGAGCAAGATGAGTATGATCAGTTAGCAACCCACATTGTTTTATATCTTGATGGTGAAGCAGTTGGAACAGGTCGTATTCGTTTGTTAGATACAAAAGCAAAGATTGAGCGTGTCTGCATTCTTAAGTCGGCAAGAAATAAAGGGGTAGGAAAAAGACTCATCCAACAGATGGAAAGTAAAGCCAGTGACTTAGGAGCTAGCAAACTCTCCCTTCATTCGCAAGAACATGCTTTACCCTTTTACTTAAATCTCGGTTATTCAATTGTTTCTGAACGTTTTTTTGATGCCGGAATTCCTCATTTTGCTATGGAAAAGCCTATCAAAAAAGCTAACGGTTAA
- the msrB gene encoding peptide-methionine (R)-S-oxide reductase MsrB translates to MNEKKEELKKKLTAMQYHVTQENGTEPPFKNEFYETEEDGIYVDLISGKPLFSSTDKYDAGCGWPSFTRPIEEAEVLEKEDRSHFMVRTEVRSKEADSHLGHVFPDGPGPNGLRYCINSAALRFVPKEDLDKEGYSTYKKLFK, encoded by the coding sequence ATGAACGAAAAAAAAGAAGAACTAAAAAAGAAATTAACAGCTATGCAATATCACGTAACACAAGAAAATGGCACAGAACCACCATTTAAGAATGAATTTTACGAGACTGAAGAAGATGGTATTTACGTAGACCTCATCTCAGGTAAACCTCTTTTTTCATCTACCGACAAATATGATGCAGGCTGTGGCTGGCCAAGTTTTACTCGTCCAATTGAAGAAGCTGAAGTGCTTGAAAAAGAAGATAGAAGCCACTTCATGGTAAGAACAGAGGTTCGAAGCAAAGAAGCAGATTCTCACTTAGGACATGTATTCCCAGATGGTCCTGGTCCAAATGGATTGAGGTACTGCATTAACTCTGCAGCACTTCGTTTTGTCCCGAAAGAAGATTTGGATAAAGAAGGTTATTCGACTTACAAAAAATTATTTAAGTAG
- the msrA gene encoding peptide-methionine (S)-S-oxide reductase MsrA — protein MGQLQKATFAGGCFWCMVKPFDSYDGIESVVSGYTGGHTENPTYKEVCSETTGHFEAVEITFDPDVFPYSKLLDIFWQQIDPTDPGGQFHDRGDSYRTAIFYHDEQQKAAAEKSKQTLQDSNKFTKPIATLILPAKVFYPAETYHQDYYKKNEFHYKMYRRGSGRADFIDRHWGGHDK, from the coding sequence ATGGGACAGCTACAAAAAGCAACATTTGCAGGGGGTTGTTTCTGGTGCATGGTAAAACCTTTCGATTCTTATGATGGAATTGAATCGGTTGTATCCGGCTACACTGGCGGGCATACAGAAAACCCAACTTATAAAGAGGTCTGCAGTGAGACAACCGGTCACTTTGAAGCTGTTGAAATTACGTTTGATCCAGACGTTTTTCCATACAGCAAGTTATTGGATATTTTTTGGCAACAAATTGATCCAACTGATCCTGGTGGTCAATTCCACGATCGTGGAGACTCCTACAGAACCGCCATATTTTACCATGACGAACAGCAAAAAGCAGCCGCTGAAAAATCGAAACAAACTTTGCAAGATAGCAACAAGTTTACAAAACCAATTGCCACATTGATTTTACCTGCAAAGGTATTTTATCCAGCGGAAACATACCATCAAGATTACTATAAGAAAAACGAATTTCATTATAAGATGTACCGACGCGGCTCTGGTCGAGCTGATTTCATAGATAGACATTGGGGAGGTCATGATAAATGA